From Watersipora subatra chromosome 8, tzWatSuba1.1, whole genome shotgun sequence, a single genomic window includes:
- the LOC137402547 gene encoding zinc metalloproteinase nas-14-like: protein MSCPPWLPGQTRINGTELHISAQEFAKIAAEARLEGQITKRNAVRDWSHLWPLGVVYYDIDARTADFQLLQMLAPAFEFFKKYTCIRWRRRLPTNYAVQDYVIFSMPRAGTRLCNSEVGRQTGRQYIYLDAECVKSLAEVLHQMTHALGFYHMNNRLDRDKYITVFPQNAAPQNRKFFDKSPANVADSLGFPYEHKSLMHFDGFKFATGSKPTIVSKVPGVLLGNKIALTVQDVTMINTLYAQCKNVDECLEQNGGCDHVCTKHGAWFECSCKDGYSLASDGYSCEGQCLITF, encoded by the exons ATGTCGTGCCCTCCTTGGCTGCCAGGACAG ACCCGCATTAATGGAACTGAGCTGCACATATCTGCTCAAGAATTTGCCAAAATAGCAGCTGAAGCAAGATTAGAAGGGCAAATCACAAAGAGAAATGCAGTGAGAGATTGGAGCCATCTCTGGCctttaggagttgtctactatGATATTGATGCCAGGACAGCTG ATTTTCAGCTACTTCAGATGCTGGCGCCAGCCTTTGAGTTCTTTAAAAAGTACACATGCATCAGGTGGAGGAGGAGGCTGCCTACCAACTACGCTGTTCAAGATTATGTCATATTCTCTATGCCACGAGCCGGAACCAG ACTGTGTAACAGCGAGGTTGGAAGGCAAACAGGAAGACAGTACATATACTTGGACGCTGAGTGTGTAAAATCATTAGCAGAAGTCCTTCACCAGATGACACACGCCCTAGGCTTCTATCATATGAATAACCGGCTGGATAGAGACAAGTACATTACAGTATTCCCACAGAATGCTGCGCCTC aaaacagaaaattcttTGACAAGTCTCCAGCAAACGTCGCTGACTCTTTGGGTTTTCCATACGAGCACAAAAGCTTGATGCACTTTGATGGGTTCAAATTCGCTACTGGTTCCAAGCCGACCATCGTCTCCAAGGTACCAGGAGTACTGCTTGGCAATAAAATAGCTCTGACAGTTCAAGATGTTACCATGATCAACACATTGTATGCTCAGTGCAAGA ATGTGGATGAATGCTTGGAGCAGAATGGTGGATGCGACCACGTGTGCACTAAACACGGAGCCTGGTTTGAATGCTCATGCAAAGATGGGTATTCCTTGGCATCTGATGGATATTCATGCGAAGGTCAGTGCTTGATTACCTTTTAG